The following are encoded in a window of Verrucomicrobiia bacterium genomic DNA:
- a CDS encoding AAA family ATPase: MQNGQETKFFPKKAKIIAIANQKGGVGKTTTAINLASCLAVAEKKTLLLDIDPQGNTTSGLGIDKEKLGLTVYEVLIEEKPIAEAIIKTDIPFLDLLPAHVRLVGAEVELVNQIAREKKLASALESILNQYEFILIDCPPSLGLLTLNTLTAADSVLIPIQCEYYALEGLGQLLNTIRLIQKHLNPNLKIEGVLLTMYDSRLNLSKQVAEEARKYFSGKVYETVISRNVRLSEAPSFGKPIIMYDILSSGAENYLALAKEILGSDSPEAGRPEVENSLTDKSAGKPE, from the coding sequence GTGCAAAACGGCCAGGAGACCAAATTTTTTCCGAAAAAAGCGAAAATTATCGCCATTGCCAACCAGAAGGGGGGCGTCGGCAAGACGACCACAGCCATAAACCTCGCTTCCTGCTTGGCGGTGGCGGAAAAGAAAACGCTGCTCCTCGACATCGACCCGCAGGGGAACACCACCTCCGGTTTGGGAATCGACAAGGAAAAATTGGGCCTGACTGTCTACGAAGTTTTGATAGAGGAAAAGCCGATTGCCGAAGCGATAATCAAAACCGACATTCCTTTTCTGGATTTGCTCCCGGCCCACGTGCGCTTGGTCGGCGCGGAGGTGGAGCTGGTGAACCAAATCGCCCGGGAGAAAAAATTGGCCTCTGCTTTGGAGTCGATTCTTAATCAGTATGAATTTATTTTGATCGATTGCCCGCCGTCGCTTGGGCTTTTGACTTTGAACACGCTGACCGCCGCGGATTCGGTTTTGATTCCGATTCAGTGTGAGTACTATGCCCTTGAGGGATTGGGTCAACTTCTCAATACCATCCGGCTGATTCAGAAGCATCTGAACCCAAATTTGAAAATCGAGGGGGTGCTTTTGACCATGTACGATTCACGTCTGAATTTGTCCAAACAGGTGGCGGAGGAGGCGCGCAAATATTTTTCCGGGAAGGTGTACGAGACGGTCATCTCCCGCAATGTGCGGCTTTCGGAGGCGCCTTCCTTCGGCAAGCCGATTATCATGTACGACATTCTTTCCTCCGGCGCGGAAAATTATCTGGCCTTGGCAAAGGAGATTTTGGGGTCCGATTCACCGGAAGCAGGCAGGCCCGAGGTTGAAAATTCTTTGACTGACAAAAGCGCAGGCAAACCGGAGTGA